The following DNA comes from Cherax quadricarinatus isolate ZL_2023a chromosome 8, ASM3850222v1, whole genome shotgun sequence.
cttccctgatgcttctattctccttgtatcccatctaccttttactctcagtgtagctacaactagaaagtgatctgatatatctgtggcccctctataaacatgtacatcctgaagtctactcaacagtcttttatctaccaatacataatccaacaaactactgtcatttcgccctacatcatatcgtgtatacttatttatcctctttttcttaaaatatgtattacctataactaaacccctttctatacaaagttcgatcaaagggctcccattatcatttacacctggcaccccaaacttacctaccacaccctctctaaaagtttctcctactttagcattcaagtcccctaccacaattactctctcacttggttcaaaggctcctatacattcacttaacatctcccaaaatctctctctctcctctgcattcctctcttctccaggtgcatacacgcttattatgacccacttctcgcatccaacctttactttaatccactttattaatattaatactatTTTATTAAATCTTTGCTGTATAAATTAATCAAAGAGAAAATATCCAAAATCTTGAAGAGTTAACAGAAGCAAATTAATCAAATTCGATAATCCAAAAAAATCAATGAACGGAGAGAAAATTTAATACGACTAAATGACAATCATAATACTAACGTGAGATGAATTGGTAAAAATTAAAGTAAGATTGTCAAAAAGGCAAGAAAACAATGTTACATAAAAAcacataaaaataaatatttgaaCTTTTTTTTATAGAGGATAACACCAAATATAATCAGAACTTACTAGATTAACATTAAATTTTAAAGTGGtgaactggtaagccagtggaaggcctcggccaaatgaccaaaagctccagtggcgacAGATAACACTTCTCCTGTTCCCTgaggaatcttacctaacctaacttaacctaacctaacctaacctaacctaacctaacctaacctaacctaacctaacctaacctaacctaacttaacctaacctaagtagTATCAGAACTCACGAAGAAGCATAATAGGTGTATTAAGCTTTCATTTCCACCTACAGCAAGTTAGCATGATACGATGTGCACCGTCTATGTGTTAACACATGAAACCTGAGGtgctagtgtgtgggagagtTTCTTAATGGAACTGAACGGTGGTTTAGAAATCTCAAGTTTCGTTCGGCTTGATATTCGCCTGGTGCTCATGGATACGAATTATTAAATCCCTTTGTTTAATAGCTCAATGGTACataagatgatgaattagacacgtgcaacatctgggtacctttgtAGACGCTTGACCATCCCCaaacaatatatacagaagacagtgaaaagcgaggtaatcagtcctacaGCCCAGGAGAAGGTGATGAGCACCATAGTCTTCAGAAGCACCTGAGCAGCAGATTCTTCAAGACCACGGTGCGCATCACCTGCTCATAGACTGAGGGACAGACTGCCGCGTTTTCCACTGTCGTCTGTATGCATTTATACAGTCTTCAGATAATATCTGTGTATTGTATTGatcaagtcactggatggcgaaaggtCTACAAagtatagatacccagatgtagcacatgtgtcttgttgacTGACCTGTACATGAGGGTTTACAGCGCTCACACGTGTATTTATATGCAATAGAGGACTCAAGGCTTATTGAAATACTGTCGTTGCCTTTCAAGAAATTGTTAACAGTATTATATGATTAAAAAAATGCAGACCCAGAGAATATGCAGAGAATTTTCAATGCTCGCATTATCTCAGACAAGAACTTTAATTGCTGGGAACGGGTAAAGTCCCTCGATGTGTTCACCTTGGAAGTCATGAGAGATGCATTatgatctacacctggaaaattctcgGACTGTTCCCTAATCTGCTCaaacaaattattttttatgaaagagGATTGGCAGGCGGTGTAAAATACCTTCAATAACAAGGAAGAGTGCAGTGACTACACCAAGGAAAAACTCAATATGTGTGAGATAAAGACTTTTCAATACCCTCCCTTTATATAGaagggggattaccagcagatctctggctctcttcaagagagaaccacacaagtttctcaagtcagtcCCTGATCAGACGGGTGGTGGCGCATATGTTGGACTTTGTGTGGCTAGTACAAATAATCTGGCTGATTAGGGCATTCATCGGGAGGTCGTTGACCCTAGGAACACTCTCCATGAAGACTTCAGGTAGGtagagtacaaaaaaaaaaaaaaaaaataggccgAGCAACAAATTTGGTGGAGGGTACCACTTAATTAACTTCGGAAATATTTGGACAATTATTGTGGTCAGAAAGGTTGCAGATACAGTTTGATGTGGACAAGCACAAAGTACTATCCTTTCAGAATAAAATGTCACTCTGGCATGTATAAACTGATAAATGAAGAGCTTGATCGTATCACATGCGAAAAAGGCTTCATAGTCCTGACAAGCAGAAATATGAAGCCaaaacagcagtgcctaagcgtccGAAAGAAGGCTAAGAGAATACTTTGGTTTACAGCAAGAAGTGTAGGTAAGAGAACTGCAAGGTTATACACCTGCTCTATGCATCATTGGTAAGGCTTCATTTAGATCACTCTGCACAGTTATGGTCTCCTTGAATAAATATGtattggaaaacatacagagaaggatgaagaAGTTAATTCACTGTATCTGGAAATTTTTCTGGGATCTTTGACTATGCACTCTTGAAAGGCGCAGAATGAGGGAAGATGAGTTTGAAGTGTACACATGGAAGATAATTATGACAATAAAATATACGAATATAGTGTTTAGGCTATCTAGCCAAAATTGAACTCGAAACGATGGACACAGTTTGAATATACGTATTCAGATTAAAACGAAAATAGGAAAGTGCTGCCAAGTGCATCATTGAAGCTAATAATTTGGGTAGCATTAAAATGGTTATACAAACAAAGAAGTGAGAATGTTTCAGAATCTACCCTGCATGGACTTACACCAACGTTCATCTGTTTATCTGTTCTTAATATCGAATGACCTTCTAAAATATATaatgagggtgagagtgagagggcgaTTGGCGGGCGGCGTAGGGAAGATCAAGgtgggtgggaggagcttagtgGATACTCACGTATAAAAAGAGCCGCAAACTCATTCTCCAGCATCATTCTTCAGGACTTCTTTCCTTTAGAACACTCAAGATTAATACATCTCTTTTTACTTCACCTTTCTGGTCTTGAAAACAATGAAGGCTTTACTTTTCATTGGTAAATATTGATAATTATTTTTCATATAAACTTCCTCTGTGGAATTTAGATATATTTTAAAGAATATTACTATCTCAACCAGTAATAACATATATTTCTTTTATAGCTATGTTGGGGGCAGTCGCCGCTGATAGACGTCCTCCTACAAGTTACGGAGCACCAAATGGAGGTTTCGGTAATGGGTTTGGTGCCTCAAATGGAGGCCCAAGCAATGGTTACACACCTCCAGGAAACAATGGCTTTGGGGCATCTCCAGGTAATGGAAATGGAGCCCCTACAAGCAATGGATTTGGACGCTCCTCAGGCAATGGGTTTGCAGGTGCTCCAAGCAATGGATATGGAGCTCCCCCAAGTAACAGGTATGGTCCCCCAACAGGTTCTTATGGCCTAGATCCGGAGCTGGTTGCTCTGCAGGAGAACATTCCAGGAGGTGGCGTCCCCGGTGAAGACTACCCAGTCTTGTCTTCTCCACCAGACACTGGCTTCTCTTGTGATGACCAGGCAGTGGCTGGTTATTACGCTGACACTGCCCCTGATGCTAGCTGCCAGGTGTTCCACATTTGCCAGGACCGTGCCCTCAGACGCCAGAAGGACTCATTCCTGTGCCCCAACGGTACCATTTTCAACCagcagtacctggtgtgtgaCTGGTGGTTCAACGTGGACTGTTCACAGGCTGAGAACTTCTACTCCGTCAACGAACAGATTGGTGTCGTCCCCAGTGCTGGCTATGGTTATGGTCCCATTGCTAACGGTATTGCCAATGGAATTGTTAACGGGAATGGTAATGGCTACACTAATGACAATGGATTAAACGGAAATGGCAGGAATGGTAATGGTAGGAATGGAAGCAATGGTTATGGATCTAATGGAAATGGATTAAACGGAAATGGCAGGAATGGTAATGGTAGGAATGGAAGCAATGGTTATGGATCCAATGGCAATGGCCGTAATGGAAACGGAGGTGGTAATGGTAGAAATGGAAACAATGGTTATGGATCAaatggaaatggaaggaatggaaatGGTGCTGGTATCTTTGccaatggtaatggtggtaatgggaaTGGTGCCAGCAATGGATATACCGCACCAGCTTCTCCCTCCAATTCCTATGGCACTCCATTTTAACATGACCTTTGCCTCTTGTCTTCTGCCTCTTGAATGTCTCTCTTACAGTGATTCGACTCTTTAATGAATGAAGAGCTATCTTTAACCTTTTGTAAATATTTATACGAGTTGATAATAATTGACTATAGAACGAATGTCTTAATATTGTATAATAAAATTCTTAAATGCTGAATTTAAATATTTTACTACAACCTTCGTAAATTACTGTTTGTTTTTAAAGTGAGAAATACCATAAAATATTTCACTGAAGAGTTTGTGAAACATGAGGATCATATTtgtcagtaattattattattattgttaaagactagccggtattctcccggcccgggccttttccaagtggtggcccggccttggctccctctttagggagtgtctgagacctaatgacatgcccatgcactctgccccagggccagactcatggaactctgtgttcatcaagaactgcaagaagcccctatcacgagccttttccatcctatggagagggagcatggacacaggggtcgtcccacagttactaaaaacaacagacatagccccactccacaaagggggcagtaaagcaacagcaaagaactacagaccaaaagcactaacatcccatatcataaaaatctttgaaagggtcctaagaagcaagatcaccacccatctagaaacccatcagttacacaacccagggcaacatgggtttagaacaggtcgctcctgtctgtctcaactattggatcactacgacaaggtcctaaatgcactagaagacaaaaagaatgcagatgtaatatatacagactttgcaaaagccttcgacaagtgtgaccatggcgtaatagcgcacaaaatgcgtgctaaaggaataacaggaaaagtcggtcgatggatctataatttcctcactaacagaacacagagagtagtcgtcaacagagtaaagtccgaggcagctacggtgaaaagctctgttccacaaggcacagtactcgctcccatcttgttcctcatcctcatatccgacatagacaaggatgtcagccacagcaccgtatcttcctttgcagatgacacccgaatctgcatgacagtgtcttccattgcagacactgcaaagctccaggcagacatcaaccaaatctttcagtgggctgcagaaaacaatatgaagttcaacgatgagaaatttcaattactcagatatggtaaacatgaggaaattaaatcttcatcagagtacaaaacaaattctggccacaaaatagagcgaaacaccaacgtcaaagacctgggagtgatcatgtcggaggatctcaccttcaaggaccataacattgtatcaatcgcatctgctagaaaaatgacaggatggataatgagaaccttcaaaactagggaggccaagcccatgatgacactcttcaggtcacttgttctatctaggctggaatattgctgcacactaacagcacctttcaaggcaggtgaaattgccgacctagaaaatgtacagagaactttcacggcgcgcataacggagataaaacacctcaattattgggagcgcttgaggttcctaaacctgtattccctggaacgcaggagggagagatacatgattatatacacctggaaaatcctagagggactagtaccgaacttgcacacgaaaatcactcactacgaaagcaaaagacttggcagacgatgcaccatccccccaatgaaaagcaggggtgtcactagcacgttaagagaccatacaataagtgtcaggggcccgagactgttcaactgcctcccagcacacataagggggattaccaacagacccctggcagtcttcaagctggcactggacaagcacctaaagtcagttccgaatcagccgggctgtggctcgtacgt
Coding sequences within:
- the LOC128685305 gene encoding pro-resilin-like, whose amino-acid sequence is MKALLFIAMLGAVAADRRPPTSYGAPNGGFGNGFGASNGGPSNGYTPPGNNGFGASPGNGNGAPTSNGFGRSSGNGFAGAPSNGYGAPPSNRYGPPTGSYGLDPELVALQENIPGGGVPGEDYPVLSSPPDTGFSCDDQAVAGYYADTAPDASCQVFHICQDRALRRQKDSFLCPNGTIFNQQYLVCDWWFNVDCSQAENFYSVNEQIGVVPSAGYGYGPIANGIANGIVNGNGNGYTNDNGLNGNGRNGNGRNGSNGYGSNGNGLNGNGRNGNGRNGSNGYGSNGNGRNGNGGGNGRNGNNGYGSNGNGRNGNGAGIFANGNGGNGNGASNGYTAPASPSNSYGTPF